From Rhodopseudomonas palustris, a single genomic window includes:
- the ruvX gene encoding Holliday junction resolvase RuvX encodes MPALILPLIEAAAHWPARGALLGLDLGTKTIGVAASDPDRKLATGVETIARKAFTADAARLLALAAERTACGFVLGLPLNMDGSEGPRAQSTRAFARNLAKLTELPIGLWDERLSTAAVERELIANDVSRAKRAKVIDEHAAIFILQGALDRLAALRRAE; translated from the coding sequence ATGCCTGCCCTGATCCTTCCCCTGATCGAAGCCGCCGCGCATTGGCCGGCGCGCGGTGCCCTGCTCGGGCTCGACCTCGGCACCAAGACGATCGGCGTCGCCGCGTCCGATCCCGACCGCAAGCTCGCCACCGGCGTCGAGACCATCGCCCGCAAGGCTTTCACCGCGGATGCGGCCCGGCTGCTGGCGCTGGCGGCCGAGCGCACCGCCTGCGGCTTCGTGCTCGGCCTGCCGCTCAACATGGACGGCAGCGAGGGACCACGGGCGCAGTCGACCCGCGCCTTCGCCCGCAACCTCGCCAAGCTCACCGAACTGCCGATCGGACTGTGGGACGAACGACTGTCGACCGCCGCGGTCGAGCGCGAGCTGATCGCCAATGACGTCAGCCGGGCGAAACGCGCCAAGGTCATTGACGAGCACGCGGCGATCTTCATCCTGCAGGGCGCGCTCGACCGGCTCGCGGCGCTGCGCCGCGCCGAGTGA
- a CDS encoding NAD(P)H-dependent flavin oxidoreductase, with translation MWPDRRLLDLFGIEFPILLAPMAGAMDAELAVAAARGGALASLPCAMLTPEKTREQVGIFRQQIAAPINLNFFCHQQVTPDAAREQVWRQRLTRYFAELGLDPAMPAPAASRAPFDAAMCALVEELKPEIVSFHFGLPENALLDRVKAAGAKVIASATIVREAIWLEEHGVDAVIVQGAEAGGHRGMFMTDDIARQPGLFALLPQVADAVRVPVIAAGGIADGRGIAAAFALGAAGVQVGTAYLRCPEARTSALVRMQLAQGTDEATMITNVMTGRPARGVANRLMREVGPVSPDAPAFPHAASALGPLKAAAEQHGKTDFTNLWAGQAVRLGRDMPAAELTRALAGSAVAQLGRLVG, from the coding sequence ATGTGGCCGGATCGCCGTCTCCTCGACCTGTTCGGTATTGAATTTCCAATTTTGCTCGCTCCGATGGCTGGCGCGATGGATGCGGAGCTCGCCGTTGCGGCGGCGCGAGGCGGGGCGCTGGCGTCGCTGCCGTGCGCGATGCTGACGCCGGAGAAGACACGCGAGCAGGTCGGGATCTTCCGGCAGCAAATCGCCGCGCCGATCAATCTGAACTTCTTCTGCCATCAGCAGGTGACGCCGGATGCGGCGCGCGAGCAGGTCTGGCGGCAGCGGTTGACGCGATACTTCGCCGAACTCGGGCTCGATCCGGCGATGCCGGCGCCGGCAGCGAGCCGGGCGCCGTTCGACGCGGCTATGTGCGCGCTGGTCGAGGAACTGAAGCCCGAGATCGTCAGCTTCCATTTCGGTCTTCCTGAGAATGCGCTGCTCGATCGGGTCAAGGCGGCCGGCGCCAAGGTGATCGCCTCGGCCACGATTGTGCGCGAGGCGATCTGGCTGGAGGAGCACGGCGTCGATGCGGTGATCGTGCAGGGCGCCGAAGCCGGCGGCCATCGCGGCATGTTCATGACCGACGATATCGCGCGGCAGCCGGGACTGTTCGCGCTGCTGCCGCAGGTGGCCGATGCGGTGCGGGTGCCGGTGATCGCGGCCGGCGGCATCGCCGATGGTCGCGGCATCGCGGCGGCGTTCGCGCTCGGCGCCGCCGGCGTGCAGGTCGGCACCGCGTATCTGCGTTGCCCGGAAGCGCGGACCAGCGCGCTGGTGCGGATGCAACTGGCGCAGGGCACCGACGAGGCGACGATGATCACAAATGTGATGACCGGGCGTCCGGCGCGCGGCGTCGCCAATCGTCTGATGCGCGAGGTCGGTCCGGTGTCGCCGGATGCACCGGCGTTCCCGCACGCAGCTTCCGCGCTCGGCCCGCTGAAGGCGGCGGCGGAGCAGCACGGCAAAACCGACTTCACCAATCTGTGGGCCGGGCAGGCGGTGCGGCTCGGCCGCGACATGCCGGCAGCAGAACTCACCCGGGCGCTGGCCGGCTCGGCGGTGGCACAGCTCGGCCGGCTCGTCGGCTGA
- the gatC gene encoding Asp-tRNA(Asn)/Glu-tRNA(Gln) amidotransferase subunit GatC has protein sequence MSVDAATVRRIAHLARIAVTDDEVPHLQGELNAMLAFVEQLSEVDVEGVEPMTSVTPMQMKKRADVVDDGEITDQVVANAPSTEDHFFLVPKVVE, from the coding sequence ATGTCGGTCGATGCCGCCACCGTTCGCCGCATCGCGCATTTGGCGCGGATCGCCGTGACCGACGACGAGGTGCCGCATCTGCAAGGCGAACTCAACGCGATGCTGGCGTTCGTCGAACAGCTTTCGGAAGTCGATGTCGAAGGCGTCGAGCCGATGACCTCGGTGACGCCGATGCAGATGAAGAAGCGCGCCGACGTGGTCGATGACGGCGAGATCACCGATCAGGTGGTCGCGAACGCCCCATCGACCGAGGATCACTTCTTCCTGGTGCCGAAGGTGGTCGAATAA
- a CDS encoding BrnT family toxin: MFAGDSATFDSEQTGHGELRQITAGWLNGRPVMMVWTARGEDRHIISMRYCHAGEAKKLRERFRQT; encoded by the coding sequence GTGTTCGCCGGAGATTCGGCCACATTCGACAGCGAGCAGACGGGGCACGGCGAACTCAGGCAGATCACCGCAGGATGGCTGAATGGCCGACCGGTGATGATGGTTTGGACGGCGCGTGGCGAAGACCGCCACATCATTTCAATGAGGTACTGCCATGCCGGAGAAGCGAAAAAGCTCCGCGAGCGATTCAGGCAAACGTAA
- a CDS encoding BrnA antitoxin family protein, producing the protein MPEKRKSSASDSGKRKPWVDPDDAPELTDEMLDRAVYRVGGKIVRRGRPPLGAQPKNSVTLRLDADVLDAYRALGRGWQSQINADLRRVRKLKKA; encoded by the coding sequence ATGCCGGAGAAGCGAAAAAGCTCCGCGAGCGATTCAGGCAAACGTAAGCCGTGGGTCGACCCCGACGATGCGCCGGAACTGACCGATGAGATGCTTGATCGTGCGGTGTATCGCGTCGGTGGCAAGATCGTCCGCCGGGGCCGTCCGCCGCTGGGAGCACAGCCGAAAAATTCGGTGACGCTGCGGCTGGATGCCGACGTGCTGGACGCCTATCGCGCCCTCGGCCGCGGCTGGCAGTCGCAGATCAATGCCGACCTGCGTCGGGTGCGGAAGCTCAAGAAGGCCTGA
- a CDS encoding patatin-like phospholipase family protein yields the protein MMSWRDRLLSAAAACVLLAGCASVHNLPVNLPLDGAVADRVVSDVGMRSEDAMIGLSFSGGGTRAAAFSFGVLSEMERVPLHGARSAMLDRVAFVSGVSGGSVTAAYFGLKGRDALSDFRERFLLRNAEEGLETTLSLGTIGKAFTGGINDSVGFTRWLDAHLFEGATFARLRAGDRPMVWINASDIYNRVPFVFNSTAFSAICSDLDAYPLSSAVAASAAVPLAFAPAVMQAFPGACNTPLPRWVRRAATEGNSSPMLSSYAKAVLRYREGAVPFIKLLDGGLIDNYGVSALTIARESSETPYGPLTPQQAVKLRRLMMLVVDAKTGVSGNWVDTVEGPSGVELIKAAVDTTMDASVGASYTAFDRTMSDWRDKLVRWRCGLSAADRARYGAGPGWDCRDLRFFVGRLAFDQLEPGRAATLERIATRFVLPPQQVDELISAGRDVLRQSPVFRAFAASL from the coding sequence ATGATGTCGTGGCGCGATCGTCTCCTGTCCGCTGCGGCGGCCTGCGTTCTGCTCGCCGGCTGCGCCTCGGTCCACAACCTTCCGGTCAACCTGCCGCTCGACGGCGCGGTTGCCGACAGGGTCGTGTCCGATGTCGGGATGCGTAGCGAAGACGCGATGATCGGCCTGTCGTTCTCGGGCGGCGGGACCCGGGCGGCTGCGTTTTCGTTCGGCGTGCTGTCTGAAATGGAGCGCGTACCGCTGCACGGGGCGCGCTCGGCGATGCTGGATCGCGTCGCCTTCGTGTCGGGCGTGTCCGGCGGCTCGGTCACTGCGGCGTATTTCGGCCTGAAGGGGCGCGACGCGCTGAGCGATTTCCGGGAGCGCTTCCTGCTGCGGAATGCCGAGGAGGGGCTCGAAACCACGCTGTCGCTCGGCACGATCGGCAAGGCGTTTACCGGCGGTATCAACGACTCCGTCGGCTTCACCCGCTGGCTCGATGCGCATCTGTTCGAGGGCGCGACCTTCGCAAGGCTGCGCGCCGGCGACCGGCCGATGGTGTGGATCAATGCTTCCGACATCTACAATCGCGTGCCGTTCGTATTCAACAGCACTGCGTTCTCGGCGATCTGCAGCGACCTCGACGCCTATCCGCTGTCCAGCGCAGTCGCGGCCTCGGCGGCGGTGCCGCTCGCCTTTGCGCCCGCCGTGATGCAGGCGTTCCCCGGCGCGTGTAACACCCCGTTGCCGCGCTGGGTTCGCCGCGCCGCGACCGAAGGCAATTCCTCGCCGATGCTGAGTTCCTACGCCAAGGCGGTACTGCGCTATCGTGAGGGCGCTGTGCCGTTCATCAAGCTGCTCGACGGCGGACTGATCGACAATTACGGCGTCTCGGCGCTGACGATCGCGCGCGAGTCGTCGGAGACGCCTTACGGTCCCTTGACGCCGCAGCAGGCGGTCAAGCTGCGGCGGCTGATGATGCTGGTGGTCGACGCCAAGACCGGCGTGTCCGGCAACTGGGTCGACACCGTCGAAGGTCCGAGCGGCGTCGAACTGATCAAAGCGGCGGTCGACACCACGATGGATGCCAGTGTCGGCGCCAGCTACACGGCGTTCGATCGGACCATGTCGGACTGGCGCGACAAGCTGGTGCGATGGCGCTGCGGCCTGTCGGCGGCGGATCGCGCCCGCTACGGCGCCGGCCCCGGATGGGATTGTCGCGATCTGCGGTTCTTCGTCGGCCGGCTGGCGTTCGATCAGCTCGAGCCGGGGCGTGCCGCTACGCTGGAGCGGATCGCCACCCGGTTCGTGCTGCCGCCGCAGCAGGTCGACGAGCTGATCTCGGCCGGCCGCGACGTGCTGCGGCAGAGCCCGGTCTTCCGCGCCTTCGCCGCCAGCCTTTAG
- the gatA gene encoding Asp-tRNA(Asn)/Glu-tRNA(Gln) amidotransferase subunit GatA — MTDLTSLTLAEARDGLANKSFTALELTDAHLAAIEAARALNAYVLETPDQARQMAQAADAQIAKGEGGPLAGIPLGIKDLFATRGERTTACSKILGDFKPTYESTVTSQLWRDGAVLLGKLNNDEFAMGSSNETSCFGPVVNPWRRAGSEAKLVPGGSSGGSAAAVAAGLCLGATATDTGGSIRQPAAFTGTVGIKPTYGRCSRWGIVAFASSLDQAGPIARTVRDSAILLRSMAGHDPKDTTSVDRPVPNYEAAVGGSVKGMKIGIPKEYRLDGMPAEIEKLWSQGAEWLKAAGAELVEVSLPHTKYALPAYYIVAPAEASSNLARYDGVRYGARVGGRNIVEMYENTRAAGFGAEVKRRIMIGTYVLSAGYYDAYYLRAQKVRTLIKRDFEQCFDQGVSAILTPATPSAAFGIGEKGGADPVEMYLNDIFTVTVNMAGLPGIAVPAGSDSQGLPLGLQLIGRPFDEDTLFSLGEVIEQSAGRFTPTKWWA; from the coding sequence ATGACCGACCTGACATCGCTGACGCTGGCCGAGGCCCGCGATGGCCTCGCAAACAAGTCCTTCACCGCGCTCGAGCTGACCGACGCCCACCTTGCCGCGATCGAGGCGGCGCGCGCACTCAATGCCTATGTGCTGGAGACGCCGGATCAGGCGCGACAGATGGCGCAGGCCGCGGACGCGCAGATCGCCAAGGGCGAGGGCGGTCCGCTGGCCGGCATCCCGCTCGGCATCAAGGATCTGTTCGCCACCAGGGGCGAACGCACCACCGCTTGCTCGAAGATCCTCGGCGATTTCAAGCCGACCTACGAGTCGACGGTGACGTCGCAGCTCTGGCGCGATGGCGCGGTGCTGCTCGGCAAGCTCAACAACGACGAGTTCGCGATGGGCTCGTCGAACGAGACCTCGTGCTTCGGTCCCGTCGTCAATCCGTGGCGGCGCGCGGGCTCGGAAGCCAAGCTGGTGCCGGGCGGCTCGTCGGGCGGTTCTGCGGCGGCGGTCGCAGCCGGCCTTTGCCTCGGTGCCACGGCCACCGACACCGGTGGTTCCATCCGCCAGCCTGCGGCGTTCACCGGCACGGTCGGCATCAAGCCGACCTACGGCCGCTGCTCGCGCTGGGGCATCGTCGCGTTCGCGTCCTCGCTCGACCAGGCCGGACCGATCGCCCGCACGGTGCGCGACAGCGCGATCCTGCTGCGCTCGATGGCCGGCCATGATCCGAAGGACACCACCTCGGTCGATCGCCCGGTGCCGAACTACGAGGCTGCCGTCGGCGGCTCGGTGAAGGGCATGAAGATCGGCATTCCGAAGGAGTATCGGCTCGACGGCATGCCGGCCGAGATCGAGAAGCTGTGGAGCCAGGGCGCCGAGTGGCTGAAGGCCGCGGGCGCCGAGCTGGTCGAGGTGTCGCTGCCGCACACCAAATACGCGCTGCCGGCTTACTACATCGTGGCGCCGGCCGAGGCCTCGTCCAACCTCGCCCGTTACGACGGCGTCCGTTACGGCGCCCGCGTCGGCGGCCGCAACATCGTCGAGATGTACGAGAACACCCGCGCCGCCGGCTTCGGCGCCGAGGTCAAGCGCCGCATCATGATCGGCACTTACGTGCTTTCGGCGGGCTATTACGACGCCTATTATCTCCGTGCCCAAAAAGTCCGCACGCTGATCAAGCGCGACTTCGAGCAATGCTTCGATCAAGGCGTCTCCGCGATCCTGACCCCGGCGACGCCGTCGGCGGCGTTCGGCATCGGCGAGAAAGGCGGCGCCGATCCGGTCGAGATGTATCTCAACGACATCTTCACCGTGACGGTGAACATGGCGGGCCTTCCCGGCATCGCGGTTCCGGCGGGCAGCGACTCGCAAGGATTGCCGCTCGGCCTGCAACTGATCGGCCGGCCGTTCGACGAGGACACCTTGTTCTCGCTCGGCGAGGTGATCGAGCAGTCGGCCGGACGGTTCACGCCGACGAAATGGTGGGCATGA
- a CDS encoding cyclase family protein produces MLKAMLLGCAVAAVTAASPAFAQDWTKSKWGPDDEIGAANYLTPELALKASQLVKTGKVYALGIPVDTKTPAYPPRGFKITVVQPGQAGNSGMGPSKTTYNDDIIEGWVGVGSQIDGLGHIGVEHVYYNGNKIADFGDATGLKKLGIDKVPPMVTRGVLLDMAAHFGTDVVKEGTAFNVKEIEEVAKKQGVEIRQGDVVLFHTGWVSLIGKDDKRYNSGEPGLGVEGAKYLASKGVVAVGADTWGLEVIPFESKNVFEVHQILLPMNGTYILENMNTADLARDKAYEFMFVLGQPRFKGAVQSMINPVAIR; encoded by the coding sequence ATGCTGAAAGCCATGCTACTCGGCTGCGCGGTCGCAGCCGTTACTGCTGCGTCACCCGCTTTCGCCCAGGATTGGACCAAATCGAAATGGGGCCCCGACGACGAGATCGGGGCGGCCAACTACCTGACACCCGAATTGGCGCTGAAGGCGTCGCAACTGGTGAAGACCGGCAAGGTCTATGCCCTCGGCATTCCGGTCGACACCAAGACGCCCGCCTATCCGCCGCGAGGTTTCAAGATCACCGTGGTGCAGCCCGGTCAGGCCGGCAATTCCGGCATGGGCCCGAGCAAGACCACCTACAACGACGACATCATCGAGGGCTGGGTCGGGGTCGGCAGCCAGATCGACGGGCTGGGGCATATCGGCGTCGAGCACGTCTACTACAACGGCAACAAGATCGCGGATTTCGGCGATGCCACGGGCCTGAAGAAGCTCGGCATCGACAAAGTCCCGCCGATGGTGACGCGCGGCGTGCTGCTCGACATGGCGGCGCATTTCGGCACCGACGTGGTCAAGGAAGGCACCGCCTTCAACGTCAAGGAGATCGAGGAGGTCGCCAAGAAGCAGGGCGTCGAGATCCGTCAGGGCGACGTCGTGCTGTTTCACACCGGCTGGGTCAGCCTGATCGGCAAGGACGACAAGCGCTACAACAGCGGCGAGCCCGGTCTCGGGGTCGAGGGCGCGAAGTATCTGGCCTCGAAGGGCGTGGTCGCGGTCGGCGCCGACACCTGGGGCCTCGAGGTCATTCCGTTCGAGAGCAAGAACGTGTTCGAGGTGCACCAGATCCTGCTGCCGATGAACGGCACCTACATTCTGGAAAACATGAACACGGCCGATCTCGCCCGCGACAAGGCCTACGAGTTCATGTTCGTGCTCGGCCAGCCCCGCTTCAAGGGCGCGGTACAGAGCATGATCAACCCGGTCGCGATCCGGTGA
- the gatB gene encoding Asp-tRNA(Asn)/Glu-tRNA(Gln) amidotransferase subunit GatB: MNAPVKLSKLIKGATGDWEVVIGLEIHAQVSSHAKLFSGAATAFGGEQNSHVSLVDAAMPGMLPVINEECVRQAIRSGLGLNAKINLRSVFDRKNYFYPDLPQGYQISQYKSPIVGEGEVVVDLPDGDSITVGIERLHLEQDAGKLLHDQHPTSTFVDLNRSGVALMEIVSKPDIRSSEQAKAYVSKLRTILRYLGTCDGDMEKGSLRADVNVSVRRPGEPYGTRCEIKNVNSIRFIGQAIEYEARRQIGILEDGGTIDQETRLFDANKGETRSMRSKEEAHDYRYFPDPDLLPLEFSQAYVDELKSGLPELPDAKKARFIRDFGLSAEDAGVLVSERESAEFYEAVLAQLGDQARDGKLAANWVINELFGRLNKDGQSIESSPVSAAQLAAIVELIGEGTISGKIAKELFEIVWTEGGDPRTLVEQRGMKQVTDLSAIEKVVDDIVAANPDKVAQVAAKPAMLGWFVGQVMKSSGGKANPQAVNDLLKRKLGL, translated from the coding sequence ATGAACGCACCTGTCAAACTTTCGAAGCTCATCAAGGGCGCCACCGGCGATTGGGAAGTCGTGATCGGGCTGGAGATCCACGCCCAGGTCTCATCCCACGCCAAGCTGTTTTCCGGCGCGGCTACCGCGTTCGGCGGCGAGCAGAACAGCCACGTCTCGCTGGTCGACGCCGCGATGCCGGGCATGCTGCCGGTGATCAACGAGGAATGCGTCCGTCAGGCGATCCGCTCCGGCCTCGGCCTGAACGCGAAGATCAACCTGCGCTCGGTGTTCGACCGCAAGAACTATTTCTATCCGGACCTGCCGCAGGGCTACCAGATCAGCCAGTACAAATCGCCGATCGTCGGCGAGGGCGAGGTCGTGGTCGACCTGCCGGACGGCGACAGCATCACGGTCGGCATCGAGCGGCTGCATCTGGAACAGGACGCCGGCAAGTTGCTGCACGACCAGCATCCGACATCGACGTTCGTCGATCTCAACCGGTCGGGCGTCGCGCTGATGGAGATCGTCTCCAAGCCGGACATCCGTTCGTCCGAGCAGGCCAAGGCCTACGTGTCGAAGCTGCGCACCATCCTCCGCTATCTCGGAACCTGCGACGGCGACATGGAGAAGGGCAGCCTGCGCGCCGACGTCAACGTCTCGGTGCGCCGGCCCGGCGAGCCCTACGGCACCCGCTGCGAGATCAAGAACGTCAACTCGATCCGGTTCATCGGTCAGGCGATCGAATACGAAGCGCGCCGCCAGATCGGCATTCTGGAAGACGGCGGAACGATCGATCAGGAAACCCGGCTGTTCGACGCCAACAAGGGCGAGACCCGGTCGATGCGGTCGAAGGAAGAGGCGCACGACTATCGCTACTTCCCCGATCCGGATCTGCTGCCGCTGGAGTTCTCGCAAGCCTATGTCGACGAGTTGAAGTCCGGCCTGCCGGAATTGCCCGACGCGAAGAAGGCCCGGTTTATCCGCGATTTCGGGCTGTCGGCCGAGGACGCCGGCGTGCTGGTCAGCGAGCGCGAGAGCGCCGAGTTCTACGAGGCGGTGCTGGCGCAGCTCGGGGATCAGGCTCGCGACGGCAAGCTCGCCGCCAACTGGGTGATCAACGAGCTGTTCGGCCGCCTTAACAAGGACGGTCAGTCGATTGAGTCCTCGCCGGTGTCGGCAGCGCAACTCGCCGCGATCGTCGAGCTGATCGGCGAGGGCACCATTTCGGGCAAGATCGCCAAGGAGCTGTTCGAGATCGTCTGGACCGAAGGCGGCGATCCGCGCACGCTGGTGGAACAGCGCGGCATGAAGCAGGTCACCGATTTGTCGGCGATCGAGAAGGTCGTTGACGACATCGTGGCGGCTAATCCCGACAAGGTGGCACAGGTCGCCGCCAAGCCGGCGATGCTCGGCTGGTTCGTCGGCCAGGTGATGAAATCATCCGGCGGCAAGGCCAATCCGCAGGCCGTCAACGATCTGCTGAAGCGCAAGCTCGGCCTCTGA
- a CDS encoding YchJ family protein, which translates to MNCVCGSGKTYDECCGPLLARTRPAASPEALMRSRYAAYALKDFDYIIETTDPERRDLFDHDVNRAWMEESDFLELRVLGSSEKGSRGTVEFIARFRRGGGPEQSHHERSQFRKVRGRWYFSEGEAVG; encoded by the coding sequence ATGAATTGCGTCTGCGGCTCGGGAAAGACTTACGATGAGTGCTGCGGTCCCCTGCTCGCCCGGACCCGGCCTGCGGCCTCGCCGGAAGCGCTGATGCGGTCGCGCTACGCGGCCTACGCGCTGAAAGACTTCGACTACATCATCGAGACCACCGATCCGGAGCGGCGCGATCTGTTCGACCACGACGTCAACCGCGCCTGGATGGAAGAGTCGGACTTCCTCGAACTACGGGTACTCGGTAGCAGCGAGAAAGGCAGCCGCGGCACCGTCGAGTTCATCGCCCGCTTCCGCCGCGGCGGCGGCCCCGAGCAGAGCCATCACGAGCGCTCGCAATTCCGCAAGGTTCGAGGCCGCTGGTACTTCTCGGAAGGCGAAGCGGTCGGTTGA
- a CDS encoding sensor histidine kinase, translated as MSADDGELPPQGVDQILGSPKIAAAIENDRYKHLLDNVPVAIAVSQGCGADQRVVYINQAFELLTSLSTADVNGNGWSCLDGFTDQDNAGRSLGDAIRDSEDFLGVFRKIAPSDRLLIVQAYAAVIESEDGVESYRIAALVDVGGRERAQIERFESQIRERDTLMRELQHRVKNNLQLITALVRLEARSAAEGETVALARLASRIDALTALYRVLSDETPSADGGQIDLGQYLSDIANAVIRANAAGGINCEVNAGYCPLSVNIAMPAGLLVNEMLTNALKYAFVGRDGGRIKVICGVDKGRVTIVVSDDGVGLPEGQHWPSPRKLGALILQTLKENARNVSFEARSIRGQGAFFTIGFDAPVPPAAN; from the coding sequence ATGAGCGCTGACGACGGCGAACTTCCACCGCAAGGTGTCGATCAGATCCTCGGGTCGCCAAAGATCGCCGCGGCGATCGAGAACGATCGCTACAAGCACCTGCTCGACAACGTACCGGTGGCGATCGCGGTGTCGCAGGGCTGCGGTGCGGACCAACGGGTCGTCTATATCAATCAAGCCTTCGAGCTGCTCACCTCGCTGTCGACAGCGGACGTCAACGGCAATGGCTGGTCGTGCCTCGACGGCTTCACAGACCAGGACAATGCCGGCCGCTCGCTCGGCGACGCGATCCGAGACAGCGAGGATTTCCTCGGTGTCTTCCGCAAGATCGCGCCTTCCGATCGTTTGCTGATCGTCCAGGCCTATGCGGCCGTGATCGAGAGCGAAGACGGCGTCGAAAGCTATCGGATTGCGGCGCTGGTCGACGTCGGCGGACGCGAGCGGGCCCAGATCGAGCGGTTCGAAAGTCAGATCCGCGAGCGCGACACCCTGATGCGCGAATTGCAGCATCGGGTGAAGAATAATCTGCAACTGATCACTGCGCTGGTCCGGCTCGAGGCGCGCTCGGCCGCGGAAGGCGAGACCGTCGCGCTGGCGCGGCTCGCCAGCCGGATCGATGCGCTGACGGCGCTGTACCGGGTGTTGTCGGACGAGACCCCGAGCGCCGACGGCGGTCAGATCGATCTCGGGCAGTATCTGTCCGACATCGCCAATGCGGTGATCCGCGCCAATGCCGCCGGCGGGATCAATTGCGAGGTCAATGCCGGCTATTGCCCGCTGTCGGTCAACATCGCGATGCCGGCCGGGCTACTGGTCAACGAGATGCTGACCAACGCGCTGAAATACGCCTTCGTCGGCCGCGACGGCGGACGGATCAAGGTGATCTGCGGCGTCGATAAGGGCCGTGTGACGATCGTGGTGTCCGACGACGGCGTCGGCCTGCCCGAAGGGCAGCATTGGCCGTCGCCGCGCAAGCTGGGTGCGCTGATCCTGCAGACGCTGAAGGAGAACGCCCGCAACGTCAGTTTCGAGGCTCGCAGCATTCGCGGCCAGGGCGCGTTCTTCACCATCGGCTTCGACGCCCCGGTGCCGCCTGCTGCGAACTGA